One Brassica napus cultivar Da-Ae chromosome C2, Da-Ae, whole genome shotgun sequence DNA window includes the following coding sequences:
- the LOC106431221 gene encoding probable disease resistance protein At5g66900 isoform X1, translating to MNAVADLASGSFGGALVSEALKLAIAEAKKYKSFKPLSKDLVSTMTRLLPLTQKIDSLRDKLDHSSGELHELRDTIEQAHLLIHKFQSVRFYNKPKYARKIERINKAMVKFCGIDLQLLQFRDQLDLSLVVEGLGKRMDSLSVAPALPFFTDHLCSVPKLDKSPSPVGLDWPLMDLNKRFIDNPNVDTLVVSAPPGCGKTTLVTHLCNNAHVKRHFKHILFNVVSSTPNFRTIVQNLLQYNGHAPQTFENDTQAAVALRKLLEKLIEDGPVLLVLDDVWQGADSFLEKFRISILGNYKVLVTSRSEFQSFGPTYYLKPLEYENARALLVQWASPRNNASPDEYEHLLKKILKRCNGFPIVIEVIGRSLNGRSLNTWKGQVESWSQGETVLDSPPQPTVLECLQPSFNALEPTLQKCFMDMGCFLEDQKIRASVLIDIWMELYCKSRSSSSTVCMKYLEDLASQNLLKLVPLGRNEQEEGFYNEYLVTQHDILRELAIHQSGLEAFLERKRLNLEIREAQFPDWCLNQMEPIIINASLLSISTDDLFSSNWIEMECPNVETLILNISSQNFALPSFISGMKKLKVLIITNHGSYPTRLTRFSCLSLLPNLKRIRLEKVSVTSLDILHLLLVSLKKLSLVMCSFGEVFYDIEDETIDVSRALPSLQEIDIDYCYDLDELPYWVCEVVSLKTLSITNCNKLSLLPEAIGNLSSLQVLRLSSCINLSELPETVERLGQLQFLDISHCLGLRKLPLEIGKLQKLKKMSMRKCWRCELPDSVRSLEGLEVKCDEETGLVLWERLKPKMRSLRVHVEEIEHNLNLLHMF from the exons ATGAACGCTGTGGCTGACTTGGCATCAGGTTCTTTCGGGGGAGCTTTGGTCTCGGAGGCTCTGAAACTTGCCATCGCCGAGGCAAAGAAGTACAAATCATTCAAACCCCTGTCCAAGGATCTCGTCTCCACGATGACCAGATTGCTTCCCTTGACCCAAAAGATCGATTCCCTGCGAGACAAGCTAGACCACAGTTCCGGAGAGCTACATGAACTCAGGGATACCATCGAACAAGCTCATCTACTGATTCACAAGTTTCAGAGCGTCCGGTTTTACAATAAACCCAAATACGCCAGAAAAATCGAGAGGATCAATAAAGCTATGGTCAAGTTCTGTGGCATcgatctccagcttcttcagtTTAGGGACCAGTTGGATCTGTCCCTTGTGGTGGAGGGTTTGGGTAAGAGAATGGACAGCTTGAGTGTTGCTCCTGCACTGCCTTTTTTTACGGATCATCTTTGCTCTGTTCCAAAGCTTGATAAGTCCCCCTCCCCCGTTGGGTTGGACTGGCCTTTGATGGATCTTAACAAGAGATTCATTGACAATCCTAATGTGGATACTCTCGTGGTCTCTGCTCCTCCCGGGTGCGGCAAGACCACCCTCGTTACTCACCTTTGCAACAATGCACACGTCAAAA GGCATTTCAAGCATATCTTGTTTAATGTTGTCTCAAGTACTCCTAACTTCAGGACCATTGTACAGAATCTACTCCAGTACAACGGTCACGCTCCCCAAACGTTTGAGAACGATACTCAAGCAGCCGTTGCCTTGAGAAAACTGCTGGAGAAACTCATTGAAGACGGTCCTGTACTGCTGGTGTTGGATGATGTCTGGCAGGGAGCTGATTCTTTCCTTGAGAAGTTCCGTATTAGCATTCTGGGTAACTATAAAGTTTTGGTGACTTCTAGGTCTGAGTTTCAGAGCTTTGGCCCCACTTATTATCTGAAACCTTTGGAATATGAAAATGCAAGAGCCCTTCTCGTTCAATGGGCATCACCGCGTAACAACGCCTCTCCAGATGAGTACGAACATCTTCTCAAAAAG ATATTGAAACGTTGCAATGGATTCCCAATCGTAATTGAAGTAATTGGCCGTTCACTCAATGGAAGATCTCTAAATACATGGAAAGGGCAGGTGGAAAGCTGGTCTCAAGGGGAAACAGTTCTTGATAGTCCTCCTCAGCCTACTGTGCTTGAATGTCTCCAGCCTAGCTTCAATGCCTTGGAACCCACTCTTCAGAAGTGTTTCATGGACATGGGCTGCTTTCTTGAGGACCAAAAGATACGCGCTTCTGTCCTAATTGACATATGGATGGAACTATACTGTAAAAGTAGGAGTAGTAGCAGTACCGTGTGCATGAAGTACCTTGAAGACCTTGCCTCCCAGAATCTACTTAAACTTGTTCCTCTCGG CAGAAATGAGCAGGAAGAGGGTTTCTACAATGAGTATTTAGTCACTCAACATGATATCCTCAGGGAGCTGGCTATCCATCAAAGCGGATTAGAAGCATTCTTGGAAAGAAAAAGATTAAATTTGGAGATAAGAGAGGCTCAATTTCCAGACTGGTGTTTGAATCAAATGGAACCTATTATCATCAATGCCTCTCTCTTGTCTATCTCTACAG ATGATTTGTTCTCATCGAATTGGATTGAAATGGAATGTCCCAATGTCGAGACTTTGATTCTCAACATCTCTTCACAAAACTTTGCATTACCGAGCTTCATTTCTGGAATGAAGAAGCTAAAGGTTCTGATAATCACAAACCACGGTTCTTATCCAACAAGACTGACCAGATTCTCGTGCCTCAGCTTATTACCAAACCTGAAACGGATCAGACTGGAGAAAGTTTCAGTCACTTCGCTGGACATTCTCCACTTGCTGCTCGTCAGTCTGAAGAAGTTGTCTTTGGTTATGTGTAGCTTCGGTGAGGTTTTCTACGACATTGAAGATGAAACAATAGATGTCTCTAGAGCTCTTCCTAGTTTACAGGAGATCGACATAGACTATTGCTACGATCTTGATGAGTTGCCGTATTGGGTCTGTGAAGTTGTTTCGTTGAAGACACTTAGCATCACGAACTGTAACAAGCTCTCTCTACTTCCTGAGGCTATAGGAAACTTGAGTAGTCTACAAGTGTTGAGGCTGAGTTCTTGTATTAATCTCTCTGAGCTGCCTGAAACGGTGGAGAGACTCGGGCAATTGCAGTTTCTGGATATTTCGCATTGCTTAGGACTGAGAAAGTTGCCTCTAGAGATTGGGAAGCtgcagaagctgaagaagatgtCGATGAGGAAATGTTGGAGATGCGAGCTGCCGGACTCAGTGAGGAGTCTAGAGGGCCTGGAGGTGAAATGCGATGAAGAAACTGGGTTGGTCTTGTGGGAAAGGTTGAAGCCGAAAATGAGAAGCTTGAGAGTTCATGTGGAGGAAATAGAGCATAATCTGAACTTACTTCATATGTTTTAA
- the LOC106431221 gene encoding probable disease resistance protein At5g66900 isoform X2 has product MNAVADLASGSFGGALVSEALKLAIAEAKKYKSFKPLSKDLVSTMTRLLPLTQKIDSLRDKLDHSSGELHELRDTIEQAHLLIHKFQSVRFYNKPKYARKIERINKAMVKFCGIDLQLLQFRDQLDLSLVVEGLGKRMDSLSVAPALPFFTDHLCSVPKLDKSPSPVGLDWPLMDLNKRFIDNPNVDTLVVSAPPGCGKTTLVTHLCNNAHVKRHFKHILFNVVSSTPNFRTIVQNLLQYNGHAPQTFENDTQAAVALRKLLEKLIEDGPVLLVLDDVWQGADSFLEKFRISILGNYKVLVTSRSEFQSFGPTYYLKPLEYENARALLVQWASPRNNASPDEYEHLLKKILKRCNGFPIVIEVIGRSLNGRSLNTWKGQVESWSQGETVLDSPPQPTVLECLQPSFNALEPTLQKCFMDMGCFLEDQKIRASVLIDIWMELYCKSRSSSSTVCMKYLEDLASQNLLKLVPLGNEQEEGFYNEYLVTQHDILRELAIHQSGLEAFLERKRLNLEIREAQFPDWCLNQMEPIIINASLLSISTDDLFSSNWIEMECPNVETLILNISSQNFALPSFISGMKKLKVLIITNHGSYPTRLTRFSCLSLLPNLKRIRLEKVSVTSLDILHLLLVSLKKLSLVMCSFGEVFYDIEDETIDVSRALPSLQEIDIDYCYDLDELPYWVCEVVSLKTLSITNCNKLSLLPEAIGNLSSLQVLRLSSCINLSELPETVERLGQLQFLDISHCLGLRKLPLEIGKLQKLKKMSMRKCWRCELPDSVRSLEGLEVKCDEETGLVLWERLKPKMRSLRVHVEEIEHNLNLLHMF; this is encoded by the exons ATGAACGCTGTGGCTGACTTGGCATCAGGTTCTTTCGGGGGAGCTTTGGTCTCGGAGGCTCTGAAACTTGCCATCGCCGAGGCAAAGAAGTACAAATCATTCAAACCCCTGTCCAAGGATCTCGTCTCCACGATGACCAGATTGCTTCCCTTGACCCAAAAGATCGATTCCCTGCGAGACAAGCTAGACCACAGTTCCGGAGAGCTACATGAACTCAGGGATACCATCGAACAAGCTCATCTACTGATTCACAAGTTTCAGAGCGTCCGGTTTTACAATAAACCCAAATACGCCAGAAAAATCGAGAGGATCAATAAAGCTATGGTCAAGTTCTGTGGCATcgatctccagcttcttcagtTTAGGGACCAGTTGGATCTGTCCCTTGTGGTGGAGGGTTTGGGTAAGAGAATGGACAGCTTGAGTGTTGCTCCTGCACTGCCTTTTTTTACGGATCATCTTTGCTCTGTTCCAAAGCTTGATAAGTCCCCCTCCCCCGTTGGGTTGGACTGGCCTTTGATGGATCTTAACAAGAGATTCATTGACAATCCTAATGTGGATACTCTCGTGGTCTCTGCTCCTCCCGGGTGCGGCAAGACCACCCTCGTTACTCACCTTTGCAACAATGCACACGTCAAAA GGCATTTCAAGCATATCTTGTTTAATGTTGTCTCAAGTACTCCTAACTTCAGGACCATTGTACAGAATCTACTCCAGTACAACGGTCACGCTCCCCAAACGTTTGAGAACGATACTCAAGCAGCCGTTGCCTTGAGAAAACTGCTGGAGAAACTCATTGAAGACGGTCCTGTACTGCTGGTGTTGGATGATGTCTGGCAGGGAGCTGATTCTTTCCTTGAGAAGTTCCGTATTAGCATTCTGGGTAACTATAAAGTTTTGGTGACTTCTAGGTCTGAGTTTCAGAGCTTTGGCCCCACTTATTATCTGAAACCTTTGGAATATGAAAATGCAAGAGCCCTTCTCGTTCAATGGGCATCACCGCGTAACAACGCCTCTCCAGATGAGTACGAACATCTTCTCAAAAAG ATATTGAAACGTTGCAATGGATTCCCAATCGTAATTGAAGTAATTGGCCGTTCACTCAATGGAAGATCTCTAAATACATGGAAAGGGCAGGTGGAAAGCTGGTCTCAAGGGGAAACAGTTCTTGATAGTCCTCCTCAGCCTACTGTGCTTGAATGTCTCCAGCCTAGCTTCAATGCCTTGGAACCCACTCTTCAGAAGTGTTTCATGGACATGGGCTGCTTTCTTGAGGACCAAAAGATACGCGCTTCTGTCCTAATTGACATATGGATGGAACTATACTGTAAAAGTAGGAGTAGTAGCAGTACCGTGTGCATGAAGTACCTTGAAGACCTTGCCTCCCAGAATCTACTTAAACTTGTTCCTCTCGG AAATGAGCAGGAAGAGGGTTTCTACAATGAGTATTTAGTCACTCAACATGATATCCTCAGGGAGCTGGCTATCCATCAAAGCGGATTAGAAGCATTCTTGGAAAGAAAAAGATTAAATTTGGAGATAAGAGAGGCTCAATTTCCAGACTGGTGTTTGAATCAAATGGAACCTATTATCATCAATGCCTCTCTCTTGTCTATCTCTACAG ATGATTTGTTCTCATCGAATTGGATTGAAATGGAATGTCCCAATGTCGAGACTTTGATTCTCAACATCTCTTCACAAAACTTTGCATTACCGAGCTTCATTTCTGGAATGAAGAAGCTAAAGGTTCTGATAATCACAAACCACGGTTCTTATCCAACAAGACTGACCAGATTCTCGTGCCTCAGCTTATTACCAAACCTGAAACGGATCAGACTGGAGAAAGTTTCAGTCACTTCGCTGGACATTCTCCACTTGCTGCTCGTCAGTCTGAAGAAGTTGTCTTTGGTTATGTGTAGCTTCGGTGAGGTTTTCTACGACATTGAAGATGAAACAATAGATGTCTCTAGAGCTCTTCCTAGTTTACAGGAGATCGACATAGACTATTGCTACGATCTTGATGAGTTGCCGTATTGGGTCTGTGAAGTTGTTTCGTTGAAGACACTTAGCATCACGAACTGTAACAAGCTCTCTCTACTTCCTGAGGCTATAGGAAACTTGAGTAGTCTACAAGTGTTGAGGCTGAGTTCTTGTATTAATCTCTCTGAGCTGCCTGAAACGGTGGAGAGACTCGGGCAATTGCAGTTTCTGGATATTTCGCATTGCTTAGGACTGAGAAAGTTGCCTCTAGAGATTGGGAAGCtgcagaagctgaagaagatgtCGATGAGGAAATGTTGGAGATGCGAGCTGCCGGACTCAGTGAGGAGTCTAGAGGGCCTGGAGGTGAAATGCGATGAAGAAACTGGGTTGGTCTTGTGGGAAAGGTTGAAGCCGAAAATGAGAAGCTTGAGAGTTCATGTGGAGGAAATAGAGCATAATCTGAACTTACTTCATATGTTTTAA